In Heteronotia binoei isolate CCM8104 ecotype False Entrance Well chromosome 21, APGP_CSIRO_Hbin_v1, whole genome shotgun sequence, the DNA window acatatcatgtccatgagcagagtctgcaccacagaaatcatagatccacggcttcatggcagcgccagggaccaaaaacttgcttttggaccacggatcctcatggatccacatgatttctgcttcggatccccccaagccctcaatccaatcacatatcatgtctatgagcagagtctgcaccacagaaatcgtagatccacggcttcgtggcagcaccagggatgAAAAaattgattttggaccacggatcctcatggatccgaatgatttctgctttggatctctccaagccctccatccagtcacatatcatgtccatgggcaaagtctgcaccacagaaatcgtggatccatggcttcgtggcagtgccagggaccaaaaacttgcttttggaccacagatcctcatggatccgcatgatttctgctttggatcccccaactTTAAATTGCAGCAATATAAACTTCTCTCCAGATGATATTTGACTCCACTGGTTCTAAGTCATACAAAGCAGAACATTAGCTCCATTTGTTGGAAAGGCTGTGGAGCAACCGGCTCCTTTTTGCATTGCTGGTGGTCGTGTAAAAAAATCCAAACCTTCAGGAATATTTTAGTAACTAAAATTGAAGCTATTGTCAAGGAAACTATCCCACGTACCCCAGAATCTATACTCCTTAATTTATGGCCGAAAAATAGTTTTTCCAAACTCAAATCTGAACTTATTTCTCTATTACTCTTGGCTGGTAAATTGCTCCTAGCTAGATTTTGGAAGGTCGCTAAAGTACCATCACTAACTCTTTGGTTCCAGAAGGTTTGGGAGTTAGTAATTCAAGACAAAATTGCATCCCAACTTATTCTCAGTGATAACCCTAATATAGGGGAGAAATTTGTTGAAAAGTGGCTTCCTTTTTTAGACTTAGTGAACACTAATCCATGTAAAAAAAGTAAGATGCCAAAAAAATACCTGAACTTTATTTTATATTAAGAAGCATGTAGTCAATCTGAGGGAGGGTGCGtagtcttttttcctttttttattatttatgtttataCTGCTTAAAATGTTGTTATAAGTATTTATTTCCTGTACCTTAGttatgtatttatatgttgtaCGGTCTTTattctataaaaataaaaaaaattaagtttaaaaaaaagaaaagaaaattgtcaCACTGACTGAATCTGCACACTCAAAATTTTCCTCCCCCAGGTGTGGGTTCTTCGATGCAGTTGAAGAGTGCCGCTTTAACTGAATCTTCTTTCACACTCTAAGCACTGAAATGTTTCTCCTGCTTCTATTCTCTGATGCATTACTCTGTTCTCCCATCACCTGCTCCCCTTACCCTCATTGGAACCTACAGGATGAGAGTTGCCATTGCAGTAACGGAGGGTGACGGACAAACAGCTTATCAGCACGttcaaaaggtgggggggggagtgctcccATTGACTGGGATGTAGATTGAGAATTCCAAAGATTCTCTCctctgtgtgttctctgatgatgttgaagagtgccactctgactgaatctctttccacactctgagcattcaaaaggtttctcccctgtgtgggttctgtgatgatgttgaagactgccactccgactgaatctctttccacactctgagcattcaaaaggtttctcccctgtgtgggttctctgatgatcttgaagatggccactccaacggaatctctttccacactctgagcattcaaaaggtttctcccctgtgtgggttctctgatgacgttgaagatggcaactctgactgaatctctttccacactctgagcattcaaaaggtttctcccctgtgtgggttctgtgatgatgttgaagactgccactctgactgaatctctttccacactctgagcattcaaaaggtttctcccctgtgtgggttctctgatgacgttgcagatggccactctcactgaatctctttccacactctgagcattcaaaaggtttctcccctgtgtgggttgtctGATGACGTTGCAGatggccactctcactgaatctctttccacactctgagcattcaaaaggtttctcccctgtgtgggttctgtgatgatgttgaagatggccactccgactgaatctctttccacactctgagcattcaaaaggtttctcccctgtgtgggttctgtgatgatgttgaagactgccactccgactgaatctctttccacactctgagcattcaaaaggtttctcccctgtgtgggttctctgatgatgttgaagactgccactctgactgaatctctttccacactctgagcattcaaaaggtttctcccctgtgtgggttctctgatgaccttGCAGAtcgccactccgactgaatctctttccacactctgagcactcaaaaggtttctcccctgtgtgggttctctgatgacgttgaagatcgccactctgactgaatctccttccacactctgagcactcaaaaggtttctcccctgtgtgggttctgtgatgatgttgaagactgccactctcactgaatctctttccacactctgagcattcaaaaggtttctcccctgtgtgggttctctgatgacgttgaagatcgccactccgactgaatctctttccacactctgagcactcaaaaggtttctcccctgtgtgggttctctgatgacgttgaagatcgccactctgactgaatctctttccacactctgagcactcaaaaggtttctcccctgtgtgggttctgtgatgatgttgaagactgccactctcactgaatctctttccacactctgagcattcaaaaggtttctcccctgtgtgggttctctgatgaccttGCAGatggccactctcactgaatctctttccacactctgagcattcaaaaggtttctcccctgtgtgggttgtctgatgacgttgaagactgccactcttaaTCAATGTCTTTCCACTCTCTGGGCATGTAAAAGTTCTCTTTTCTCTGTGGGTTTTGACAATTTTGttcaagttttcatttttaactctatgtggaattttctgataaagttcctcaccctccacattcctctgctcatcttctgctgggatagaaagaaagaaactgttaGATCTAACAGCATCTATATGACTATAGAAGGAAAGTTTGTTTGATCTGAACAACACATCCACCTTTCCCCAAGAAtaattaatatttaaaaatacgTTCCCCTCCCATCTGTCTGCCCAGGCATCTCTTTTATAAGAGGCTGAATTAATCTAACTCGAACCTCATGATACCACTAACTTCTCAGCAGCAGATGCTCAATATTTTCTGTCTCCCCAGACTCACATTCACAAAGTCTCTCTTCTGAATTTGGATCTCTTCTGAATCTGCCCTCAAGCACCACAGAGGGGAGAGCCTCACATCTAGCCACTGCGAAGGCTTTTCTGGTTTTTCTTTACATCAAGGTGTGttcgagggagggaggaaggatgggatgaagggagggtggaatgaaggaaggaaaggagggagggtgtGTGGCATCAGGCCAAAACCAATTAATCAATATCTAACCAATATATTCATGTCTGAAAGAAACTTAGAGTCAATAAGGCAAGCAGAAGCGCTTTTAGTAATCTTTGTGTGGTTCTGCCTAAGCAAGAGGGGAACTGGCTGCCAGCTAAGCAAACGAAGGAGACAAGCAGCAAAATTTGTAACATCCTAAGCAAACCGCAAGCTGCGTGCTTGTTTAAGAAGCACTTCCTCTTTTGCTAAGCAGAGAGACTGATATGTATACTAGCATAGAATGCAGAATAAAGGAGTAACAGTTATAATGGAGGAGTGAACCTTTGTGCCTTGAAACTCATATAAGATTTTTCTAGCTATATCGTCTTGTTTGGATTTCAGGGAAGCAAGGGTTTATTAGAACTAAAGATTGCTCTTTATCAACACAAGGAACTGTAATGATGTATAGGGAAAAGCAGAAGTTATAGTAGGCATCTGCAGGAGGCCCACAAGAGTTAGAAGCAAGCAGGCTGATAAACAAGTAGGCTTGAGTCTAACCGCAACCGGGTCAGGTGCAGAAATGTTTGCGGTATAAAACCAGCTGAAATGTATTAAAGTGGGCATATGGATTGAGAAATAACATAAAAGGCAGCAGTCAACTGTAATTGCTCGCTCAGACCTCCGAGCTTGGACTCCTGGGTCTGCAGCCCGTGTACAGGGccatgtgcacgttaaataaagaaagctgttttcctgatctcgcctcagacctcgtttTGTAAGTATGATTTAATGTTAATTGGGCAACACAGGACTTTTTCCTGCTACATAATTTTGGCGACCCAGATGGGATCTggggcctttagcccctgatTAGCCCCGTCGATCGCTGCTGTTGGTGGGGAGGACCAGATCCTAACCCTTCGGCCGACCGTCCTCTGCCCGCCCCGTCTTCAGTTGACCTTTGACCGAAGGCCTAAATCGAACTAGAGGAAAAGGCGACAGGAACCAGCTCCAATTTGGTGATTTCCTAACTGTAAGTACTGAGCCTTGTGCACAACGTTTTGCTAGGCCTagggtggccattttctgtggaATCCCCTCTATGAGAGACTGCGTGGCGTAGGCCCCGTCTCTGAGGGAGGGCGGGTCTGATCAGCCCGCGGCAGCACACTAGTACAGCCCGCCACCTTGGGGAGGTTAGCCTATTGTTCTCCCCTGCGGCGCCCTAGAAACTGTGTCTGCTTGGGAGGGATACGTTTGGTGTGCCCTCACTGGAGCCCTATCTTGCTCCCACAGCGATACAAAGCTGTGTAATAGAAAACAATTAACACTGTTGGGGTAAAATTCAGTCttatacaaaaaaaaagtaaGGAAGCATTACAGAAGTAACCTTTTACAGTAACACATCTGTCTGGTGTGCTTGATGCGTGCTTGATGTGTGTCTGAGACGATACCCGGTATCGAATCGATAGTGGATCTGCCAGTACGATTCTTGCCCACGAGAGTGCGGTAAGCAGGGACCGCAGAGAAGCGAGTGAATAGGGtcccatatatgttacccctcCCTGTTCTTGTGTTCTAGTTGTCTGTCAGTCGGGGGAGACGTATTGTATACTTATCAAAGCGGTCCCATGTGTGCTCATGGGGGGCCGATGTTGATTATTGGTATTTGGAGGACGCGGGCGGGTGGGGCCCAGGCGACACCTTTCGGTTTGGACTCTGGGTGACCCCGAACCCTTATTCTGGTCCCCCGAGCAACGGCTAGAGGCGGTTGTTAACGCTTGGGTGCCGCCGGAGGCGGTAAAAGAAAGAATAATTTGGAAAGGGAAGTGGTGTGCACATATAGGTTTATATATATTTGGTGAAACACCACTAGAATCAAAACACCCCAGACACCTTTATGATTTCATTGCAGGATCAGTGTGGATCTTTGACCCTTCATGGAATCAGTATAGATTAAAAAGCAAAGTTTTGTGCTATGGATCAAAGAATTAAGTCAAAGTCTTGGAGGATCTGGGAGGCTACTGATTGGAGCTCCCAAGGTCCCACCTCGCGGTTTGACAAGTGAATTGGCCACTACCACGGGATTGGCTCCTGGAACTACCAAATTTCAGGGAGCCGAATTTTTTAACCCGCAATATTGGGGAGAAACAGTGTGATAATTGTACATTTATAGCCGGTTCTCGCCCCGGACACAGGTCAGATGTTGGGACTTGGAAATTAACTTGTCACTATTCTGATGCTCTCCAGTGATGGTTAGGCACAAGCAAAGGGCAGACACAGCAGCTTCTGCCCCTTTGCTTGTGTAACCATCACTGGAAGAGCTCAGCAAGTGGCTCAAGCTTCAATTTACAAGTCCATATATCACTGTGTGGGAGAGAGAACCGTTTATAAATTTCAAGATGTCACATACTTGGTGTGTGACGACCAGGTTTGCTTTGACCCACACTAAAATGCTGGAGGCAAAAAGATCACATAACTCTTGAAAATTTTTCAAATTGCACTGATTATATATGGTGCATAGTAACTGATGTCATCACAGTGACAAAAGCACTGTGGACATTAATTAGGGTGTAATTAAGGGTCAAAAAAAACATTTGACCATTAGTGGGTCAAAGATTGGGATCAGAGCAGGTTAGGCCGCGAAAGGCAGAGAAGTTTGCCTGCAAGGCAGTGTAAAAGTTGGTTCCAAACAGTGTGAAATATTTCTGTGATGTTGCATAAGAGAAACGGGAAGTGTGAGTGTGGTTAAGCTGGCTAGCAGGACTGAGGTTATGACATGCAGTTTGACAAAATGAGAAGCTTATATATTCCACCCAGGAGAAATTCCGGGAGACAACCCCAAAGATGGTGTTTAttaaccaggaaaactgtgctGTAGTTTATTTTATGATTGCCATATAGGGCCATGTATGAACAGCCTCTAGAAGAACTAACTATGTCCCATTTGTGTTTTTGATTGATTATGTTGATGTGCCACATATACTGTtcctggacaggcatctcagtctcaggacaAGGCAATTTTAGTCAAGGTACCCCCAGGAATCAGATGTTAGGACATAGAGCAGTGTCTCTGTTGCCCCTTGCAGGGAGCTGGTCCTTTAAGCCCAACGCAAAGCTCCCAGCtccttcctcttttgccacttagGCTTCACCCTCGCCCCCCTTCATCGGTTAGATCCAAAGAGTTCCAGATCTACGGGCTCTCCCAGAGAGAAGtactccagaagcaagtccctTGCCCCTGGCCATCTTACCTTCTCAGAAGAAatccccgtcagccatgtgatgCCCCTCCGGCAGATCcaggctcccatctgcctattAAGCAAATACCGGCAGGCTCCACCGGCAGGCACAAAACCCATCAATCCGTGTGAAGTAGTAATAATCCTCCAGAAGCCAGTATGCCTGTGTGAAGCCCACAGAATCTATTTGCCCACCAACCACGAAGTCACAGGTGCTCAGCCTTGGCGGCCCAGTCGGCTCCGAGTGGCAGGAAGCTGAATCGAGCCTGAAGGAGATTGGGAAGTTACCGTTCAGCCAGAAGATGAAAGGCTATGGGAATCAAGCCAAACAACTGGCCCAAGAAGTGGAAGGCCACAGAGGAAGCCGTGGGCTCAATAGCCTTTTTCCTGTGCAAGTTGCTGCCAAAGATAAGAGAGAAAACCCTAGCAGAAGTGCCGGTCCAGATGAAGAAACCAAGGGTCATCTGAAGGTCCTGATGTCTGCGATGCCTGAGCTCCTGGGTGCCCACAAGaaggccaagcagctggcagaaGGAACGCTGCCTAGCAGCAAGCAGATCGAGCAGatccacaaaggggaactgactggcatcaaggaagTCTCGCGCCTGAAGGCTGAGGCCGAAATTGCACCAGAGGGGCGGCTAAGGAAACAGTAGAAGCACGGAAGAAGCAGCTGGCCCAGTGCCAGAACATGGTGTGTGCCTACAAGAGCCCCCCAAAGGAAGAAAGCCCCAATTGCCAAACCTTTGTGTGAAGTTACAAAGAGGGGTGAGCAAGGGCCCTTTGAAGTAAGACACTGAGTAATGTCAGACCTTAAAGAAGTTAAAGACTGTTATTAAGACTCCGGTCTAGGGCTACCGATGTCAGTGGAGCTGACACCCTCCTCATTCCTGAGAGTATGAGACTGAAGTTGAATTTTGTCTGAAGCCAGAGCAAGCATCTGCACCGATTCAACATTTTTGTCTGGACTCCCTATGCCTAAAAGCCCTGTCTGATAAGAAGAATGATTTACATGGCCGAAGCAAAAGcgcaaaaagattttaaaagtgccTGCTAGATGTTTCTGAAATAATCCTTCAAGATTGCGAAAGTAGGAGAAGAACAGCGTAAGGCAGtaaaaagaggaagttaatctgaAAAAGCAACTAGAAGCTTGCTAGAATAAGCATTGAGTCAGCTGTGGTAGACAGTGTGCTACAGCTGTAACCTGATGTGTGTCCTGTGCCAGAAATAACCCAAGACAGAGCCTAAATTAGCCTTTGGGGTGCAGCATGTAGAAACTACCCCATTTTAGTTTATGATAGTGATTTTTACTGAGTTGCCCAGATCACTGAACACCCATTAGTCTCTGTGTGCTTACTCAAATTGGAATAAGGTCTTTTCCATCAGAGCCCAGAAAGCCTCTAAGACATTAGCCCTAGAAGAAGGAGAGAAAGCATGGTGGTCCATTAGGAGAATTGGATAGCCAAAATGTGTCCCaagctagttttagcttgacacattgTGTTAGTGCCTTGTTCATACTGAGATGCGTAGCAAAATGAGATAAACGTTTAAGGATTTTAAATGTTTCGTGAAAAAGCCCTTTGGTAAAAGTGCAGAAGAAAACCCAGCCCTCAGAAGGGAAATGCTGTATGATGAAAGGAAAAGTGTGTATTGAGCCCTGCATTGCTTTGGCTATGCAGTTAATCAAGGTTTCTCTAAGATAGGCTTTTCAGGTGCAGTTTTGCTCCCGGATCTGGTTGTTTGAAAAtcgacctctggacctcactcaccggcagtagtgaggttccacaggcaactccctctggatcctggcctaTCGGAAacggcaggattccacaggcatcggagacaacccccccccctagcTGCCGTCACGCAGGAGCTGCAGGGCCTATTCAGATGGTTAACGAGTCGGCTCACGGACTGAAGACAGAATCCTTTATTCTTATCAGGTTAATTTCAGTGAGTGTGCTGGTTTGGGGATGTAATGATAGGTTATCAAGCTCAGCTTGAAAGAG includes these proteins:
- the LOC132588906 gene encoding zinc finger protein 850-like, with amino-acid sequence GEKPFECSECGKRFSESGHLQGHQRTHTGEKPFECSECGKRFSESGSLQHHHRTHTGEKPFECSECGKRFSQSGDLQRHQRTHTGEKPFECSECGKRFSRSGDLQRHQRTHTGEKPFECSECGKRFSESGSLQHHHRTHTGEKPFECSECGKRFSQSGDLQCHQRTHTGEKPFECSECGKRFSRSGDLQRHQRTHTGEKPFECSECGKRFSESGSLQHHHRTHTGEKPFECSECGKRFSQSGDLQRHQRTHTGEKPFECSECGKRFSRSGDLQRHQRTHTGEKPFECSECGKRFSESGHLQGHQRTHTGEKPFECSECGKRFSQNGSLQHHQRTHTGEKPFECSECGKRFSRSGSLQHHHRTHTGEKPFECSECGKRFSESGHLQRHQRTHTGEKPFECSECGKRYSERRNLQQHQRTHRGENLWNSQSTSQSMTALPPPPFERADKPLDSASCHSEPTGPPRLSTCDFVVGGQIDSVGFTQAYWLLEDYYYFTRIDGFCACRWSLPCSECGKRFSESGSLQHHHRTHTGEKPFECSECGKRFSQSGDLQRHQRTHTGEKPFECSECGKRFSRSGDLQRHQRTHTGEKPFECSECGKRFSESGSLQHHHRTHTGEKPFECSECGRRFSQSGDLQRHQRTHTGEKPFECSECGKRFSRSGDLQGHQRTHTGEKPFECSECGKRFSQSGSLQHHQRTHTGEKPFECSECGKRFSRSGSLQHHHRTHTGEKPFECSECGKRFSRSGHLQHHHRTHTGEKPFECSECGKRFSESGHLQRHQTTHTGEKPFECSECGKRFSESGHLQRHQRTHTGEKPFECSECGKRFSQSGSLQHHHRTHTGEKPFECSECGKRFSQSCHLQRHQRTHTGEKPFECSECGKRFRWSGHLQDHQRTHTGEKPFECSECGKRFSRSGSLQHHHRTHTGEKPFECSECGKRFSQSGTLQHHQRTHRGENLWNSQSTSQSMGALPPPPFERADKLFVRHPPLLQWQLSSCRFQ